In Plasmodium falciparum 3D7 genome assembly, chromosome: 13, the following are encoded in one genomic region:
- a CDS encoding DNA-directed RNA polymerase subunit alpha, putative has product MSLLFLLLFFLTECNIYWSFCVILKTKNPAFLPIQIKNPERHKPNNLKRFYINQNEGVKNRKYNNRDIYKFEGIDEENKDGKENIDEDYLKEYEEAYHKYDDMDDDERKRRGSENKMNWFEIRKGEKEREHRYNVYDNEIIKKDLKEIDLERVDKMNRSIGELPPYIYEGGKVYEGMPMDYKPEIYDFHKYNKYFDDLCKEKKSLIDSYQLDKKLLDDTYYDAKRGGPKTFGFRFKQIQPVKYHEGRAYTYFFMHSHDVELSPIFLNAFRRVAIKHLKGGRVTALRIPNMKHEFYCIVGVRENFFDLAQNLRQITFKNVPEDVDMDNYMIGKFRIKGPMIVVAGHMQLPKNVEIVNRNQYICSVAAGSYLSMDVKIESIEEYVMPEYGSQSRNRDICKDNFIHFSSSCTPVEHFVFTGQRRGINLDTLGEINIVEMHTDGSITPKSALLKTIDYISENFQYIENALYNNCHICDDGSLDEEFRNPEFYMDKDRYTDVPWNKYKTTSEELEETKNWLYRKDVHRQYNIDPESEQSKEERNLMWEKSKKMREEIQKRKEQIKKGPSASEGEMVPDEERHDCLLDWPVDKSERNMNPPRWVIERPLEKNPHVGHEEIYDEGI; this is encoded by the exons atgtcaTTATTATTCCTATTACTATTCTTTTTAACAGAGTGCAATATTTATTGGTCTTTTTGTGTAATTTTAAAAACTAAAAACCCGGCTTTCTTGCCCATACAAATTA agAACCCTGAGAGACATAAACCCAATAATCTCAAACGATTTTATATCAACCAAAATGAGGGTGtgaaaaatagaaaatataacaacagagatatttataaatttgaGGGAattgatgaagaaaataaagatggGAAAGAAAATATTGACGAAGATTATTTGAAAGAATATGAAGAAGCATATcataaatatgatgatatgGATGATGATGAAAGGAAAAGAAGAGGATccgaaaataaaatgaattggTTTGAAATAAGAAAAGGAGAAAAGGAAAGGGAACATCGATATAATGTTTATgataatgaaataattaaaaaggatttaaaagaaatagatTTAGAAAGAGTAGATAAAATGAATAGGTCAATAGGTGAATTACCtccatatatttatgagGGTGGAAAGGTATATGAAGGTATGCCTATGGATTATAAACCTGAGATATATgattttcataaatataataaatattttgatgatttatgtaaagaaaagaaatcaTTAATTGATTCTTATCAATtagataaaaaattattagatGATACATATTATGATGCAAAAAGAGGAGGTCCTAAAACTTTTGGTTTTCGATTTAAACAAATACAGCCAGTAAAATATCATGAAGGTAGagcatatacatatttttttatgcatTCTCATGATGTAGAATTATCacctatatttttaaatgcaTTTAGAAGAGTTGctataaaacatttaaagGGAGGAAGAGTAACTGCTTTACGAATACCTAATATGAAACATGAATTTTATTGTATAGTTGGGGTAAGAGAAAATTTTTTTGATCTAGCTCAGAATTTAAGACAAATaacttttaaaaatgtaCCAGAGGATGTCGATATGGATAATTATATGATAGGGAAATTTCGAATTAAAGGTCCAATGATAGTAGTAGCAGGTCATATGCAATTACCTAAGAATGTAGAAATTGTAAATAGaaatcaatatatatgttcagtTGCTGCTGGTAGTTATTTGTCCATGGATGTAAAAATAGAAAGTATTGAAGAATACGTTATGCCAGAATATGGGTCACAATCTAGAAATCGAGATATATGTAAAGataattttattcatttttctaGTAGTTGTACACCTGTTGAACATTTTGTATTTACTGGTCAAAGAAGAGGTATTAATTTAGATACGCTTGGAGAAATTAATATTGTAGAAATGCATACAGATGGTTCAATTACACCTAAATCAGCACTTTTAAAAACTATTGATTATATATCTGAaaattttcaatatattgaaaatgCGCTTTATAATAACTGTCATATATGTGACGATGGTTCTTTGGACGAAGAATTTCGTAACCCTGAATTTTATATGGATAAAGATAGATATACTGATGTACCatggaataaatataaaacaacgTCAGAAGAGTTAGAAGAAACCAAAAATTGGTTATATAGAAAAGATGTACACAGACAATATAATATCGACCCAGAAAGTGAACAATcaaaagaagaaagaaatCTTATGTgggaaaaaagtaaaaaaatgcGAGAAGAAATTCAAAAAAGAAAggaacaaattaaaaaaggacCATCTGCATCTGAAGGAGAAATGGTACCTGATGAAGAAAGACACGACTGCTTGCTTGATTGGCCTGTTGATAAGTCTGAAAGAAATATGAATCCCCCTAGATGGGTAATTGAAAGACCTTTGGAAAAAAATCCACACGTAGGTCATGAAGAAATATACGATGAAGGAATATGA